CGACATCGGCCTCCACCTCGCCAAGCGCGGGGGCAAGCTGCGCCATCCCGGGCTGCTGCTGGTGCGCGGGGTGCCCAAGCTGCTCAGCGCGCTGTCGACCATCGGGACCGCGGCGATGCTGTGGGTCGGCGGGCAGATCCTGCTCCACGGGCTCGAGCAACTGCACGTCCTGACCGCGCTGCCGCATGCGGTTCATCACCTCGCCGAGGCGGGGGCGGCGCTGCTCGGTTTCTGGCAGCCGGTGTGGAATTGGCTGATCTATGCGCTCGGCTCGGCGGTGGTCGGGAGCGTGGTCGGCGCGATCGTGGTCGCGATTCTGCACCTCGTGCCCCATCGCAAGCCCAAGGTGGAGGCGGCGTCGTGAACCCGTTGCTGGTGTTCCTCGGCGGCGGGCTCGGCGCGGTCGCGCGTTACGGGGTCAACCGGCTCGGGATGCTCTGGTTCGGGCCGACCGTCCCGGCGGGAACGCTGACGGTGAACATCCTCGGCTCGTTCGCGATGGGGCTGCTCGCCGCGCTGCTGGCCGAAGGGCCGGCGGCGAGCCAGCCGTGGCGGCTGTTCCTCGCCACCGGGGTGCTCGGCGGCTTTACCACCTTTTCCGCCTTCAGCCTCGACGCACTGACGCTGTGGCAGCGCGGGCAGCCGGGCGCCGCCGCGCTCTACGTCGTGGGTTCGGTGCTGCTGTCGCTCGCCGCCATCGCGCTGGGGTTCGCGGCGGCGCGGCTGGCCTGACGCCAGCCTCAGCGGCGCAGAACGGCCAGGCGGTCGAGCCAGCCGGCCAGGAGCGCCGGCCAGCCGTCCACCGCCCCACCCGAGGGCCGGAAGCCGAAGGCGTGGCCACCGCTCGCGAAGAGATGCACTTCGGCGGGGACGTTCGCCTCGGCAAGCGCGCGGGCATATTGGGTGCTGCCGCAGATGGGGTCGGTCGGATCGTCCCACGCCTGCAGGAGGAAGGTCGGCGGGGTCGCCCTGGTCACCCTAATCTTGGCGACCAGCGACTTGCCGTCGCGGCAGAGGTGACCGGGGTAGAGCGCGATGGCGAAATCGGGGCGGCTGTTCAGGCGGTCGGCGGCGTCGACCGGGGGGTAGGTCGGCGCGACGATGGTGCTGGTCTCGGCGACCAGATAGCCGCCCGCCGAAAAGCCCATCACCCCGATGCGGTGCGGATCGATGCCGAGGCTGCCGGCCCGCGCCCGGACCAGACGGATCGCCCGCTGCGCGTCCTGCAGCGCGGTCGGATGTCTTGGCTCGAGACCGCAATCGCACCTGGGGTCGTAATGGTGGTCGCTGCCCGGCACGCGATATTTGACCAGCGCGCAGGTGAAGCCACGCGCCGTCAGCCAGTCACAGGCCTCGGTGCCCTCGAGGTCGATCGCCAATTGCTGGAATCCGCCGCCGGGAAAGACCAGCACCGCCGAACGCCGGCTCGGCCCGCGTGGCGGGAAGATCGTCAGGGACGGGCGGGCCACGTCGTAGACGCCGGTGACGGGACGGCCCGCGAAGCGCTTGGGGTTGGTGCCCGTCTCGCTATGCTCGGGCCGGGCCGGACTGTCGGCATGGTTGGGGGGAAGGCCGGGCCATAACGGCTGCTGCACCAGCCCGCGCGGCGCCTGCCACTGCCCGCCGATCAGCGGCGGCGCGGCGGCGGCGGCGAGGGCGATGGGCAGGACGGCGGCGAGCAGGATGCGCATCGTGGCAGTGGAGCGCGCGCCATCCGCTCGGGCAAGCGAAATTGGCGACGCTGTGGGCGCTTGTGACCCCCACAGCAAAACGCCCCGGCGGTGAGGCCGGGGCGTTTCGTTTGGGTCGTGGCCTTCTCGCTCAGTCGATCCGCGGGAGCGTCTCGAACTGGTGGAAGGGCGGCGGGCTCGGCAGGGTCCACTCGAGCGTGGTGGCGCCTTCGCCCCAGGGGTTGTCCGGCGCCTTCTTGCCCGCGGCGAGCGACCAGAAGACGTTGACGAAGAACACCAGCATCGAGGCCGCGGTGATCTCGTAGCCGATGCTCGAGATCTTGTTCCAGTAAGCGAACGCCGGGGTGTAGTCCGGGATACGCCGCGGCATGCCGTCCAATCCGAGGAAGTGCTGCGGGAAGAAGATCACGTTGACGCCGGCGAACATGACCCAGAAGTGGATCTTGCCGAGCAGCTCATTGTACATCTTCCCGCTCATCTTCGGGAACCAGTAGTAGAAGCCCGCGAACAGGCCGAACACCGCGCCCAGCGACAGCACGTAGTGGAAGTGCGCCACCACGTAATAAGTGTCGTGGAGGTAGGTATCGACGCCGCCGTTCGAGAGGACGACGCCGGTAACGCCGCCGACGGTGAACAGGAAGATGAAGCCGATCGCCCACAGCATCGGCGTCTCGAACGAGATCGAGCCGCCCCACATGGTGGCGATCCAGCTGAAGATCTTC
The Sphingomonas ginsengisoli An et al. 2013 genome window above contains:
- the crcB gene encoding fluoride efflux transporter CrcB, producing the protein MNPLLVFLGGGLGAVARYGVNRLGMLWFGPTVPAGTLTVNILGSFAMGLLAALLAEGPAASQPWRLFLATGVLGGFTTFSAFSLDALTLWQRGQPGAAALYVVGSVLLSLAAIALGFAAARLA
- a CDS encoding alpha/beta hydrolase produces the protein MRILLAAVLPIALAAAAAPPLIGGQWQAPRGLVQQPLWPGLPPNHADSPARPEHSETGTNPKRFAGRPVTGVYDVARPSLTIFPPRGPSRRSAVLVFPGGGFQQLAIDLEGTEACDWLTARGFTCALVKYRVPGSDHHYDPRCDCGLEPRHPTALQDAQRAIRLVRARAGSLGIDPHRIGVMGFSAGGYLVAETSTIVAPTYPPVDAADRLNSRPDFAIALYPGHLCRDGKSLVAKIRVTRATPPTFLLQAWDDPTDPICGSTQYARALAEANVPAEVHLFASGGHAFGFRPSGGAVDGWPALLAGWLDRLAVLRR